The nucleotide sequence TGGTCAAGTATCACCCGGCGAGAGAGACCGGTAATTTCATCGATCTCCTCTTGCATGGTCAAACCTTCAATAACATCGACAAGATTAATCCGCCCATCTTTGTCAGCCATGACCGATGTGGTGTAAGGATCCCATTCGAGAATTTTTTCACCCTCACTGACCCGCGCACCTTCTCTCGCCTTGATCGAGGCTCCGTAAACAACAGTGTAGCGTTCCCGCTCGCGACCACTTTCATCGCAAATAGCAATCTGACCATTTCGATTCATGACAAGATGATCGCCTCGTGCAGTGACGATTACTCGGAGGTTTTCATATTTAATTATCCCAGGCCTTTTCGCCTCAACAGTGCTTTGCTCGCCAGCACGCATCGCAGTCCCGCCGATGTGGAAGGTGCGCATTGTCAACTGGGTTCCAGGCTCACCGATAGACTGCGCCGCTATGACACCAACCGCCTCGCCTATTTCAATCATCTTGCCAGTACCCAGGCTTCGGCCATAACATTTTGAGCAGACACCTGCCCGCGCATCACAGGTGAGCACCGAGCGAATGACAACTTTATCGACACCCGCATTTTCGATGAGTTGGACTTTAGTTGAATCGATCTCATCGCCTACTTTACAGAGCACATCCCCATTAAACGGGTCCTTGATGTCCTGAACAGCAATTCTGCCAAGAATGCGATCACCAAGCGCCTGGATGATCTCACCACCCTCGACCAGGGAAATCATGTCAATCCCATTCACAGTTCCGCAATCTTCCAAGGAGATGATGACATCCTGCGCCACATCGACCAGGCGGCGAGTCAAATATCCACTATTAGCAGTCTTAAGGGCCGTGTCAGCCAATCCTTTACGTGCGCCGTGCGTCGAGATGAAGTACTGGAGCACCGAAAGGCCTTCACGGAAATTGGCTGTAATCGGAGTTTCGATGATCTCGCCCGAAGGCTTTGCCATCAAACCACGCATTCCCCCAAGCTGGCGAAGCTGGGCGGTACTCCCGCGTGCTCCAGAGTCGGCCATAATGTAAATGGGGTTAAAGTCAGAATCGACAGTGGTTCTATTGTCAGCAGGCCTATTAATCTCACCGCCGTTCATCATCCATTCATCTTCTGTCTCAAGAGACTTGAACATCTCACCCGCCACCTCTTCGGTAACGTGGCTCCAAATATCGATAACCTTGTTGTAGCGCTCGCCATCGGTAATGAGACCGTCGCGGTATTCCTTTTCCACATCCAAAACCTGATCACGGGCTCGATCGGTTAACTCAACTTTTTTGTCAGGTATCTTCATATCGTCAATCGAGATGGAAATACCGGCCATGGTGGCATGATAGAAACCCAGATCCTTCAAATTATCGAGGAACTGGACCGTCGCCGCGCGACCCGCGAGGTCATAGCATGTGGCTACAAGACTTGTGAGACTCCGCTTGTCGAGCACTTTGTTGACCGCAGCAAACGGAACACTGTCGGGCAGGATATCGAACATCAACATCCGGCCCACCGTTGTCTCAACCAAATCTCCTTGAACCCGGGCACGGACACGAGTCTGCAAGTCGAGCTCTTTCTGATCATAGGCAACTCGAATTTCCTTGGAACCACTAAAGACGCGCCCCTCACCCTTTGCGCCAGAGCGGGGCTTAGTCAGATAGTAGCAACCCAGGATGATGTCCTGACTCGGAACGGCTACCGGCATCCCATTCGCGGGGGAGAGGATATTGTTGGCCGAGAGCATCAATACCCTCGCCTCCTCCATTGCATCAATTGAAAGAGGAACATGCACAGCCATCTGATCGCCGTCGAAGTCAGCGTTGAAAGCGGCGCAAACCAGAGGATGAACACGAATGGCCTTACCCTCAACCAGTTGGGGCATGAAAGCCTGCATACCCAGTCTATGAAGCGTGGGTGCCCGGTTGAGAATTACAGGATGGTTTTTCACCACTTCTTCGAGAATATCCCAAACCTCGGGCTGCTCCTCGTCGACCATCTTCTTAGCTGCTTTAACAGTGGAAACCAGCCCCTTTTCTTCCAGCTTGTTATAAATAAATGGCTTGAACAACTCGAGGGCCATCTTCTTGGGCAAACCACACTGGTTGAATCTAAGCTCAGGGCCGACAACGATTACGGAGCGGCCCGAATAGTCCACACGCTTTCCGAGAAGGTTCTGACGAAAGCGGCCTTGCTTTCCCTTAAGCATGTCCGAAAGACTCTTAAGAGGTCTTCTGTTCGCACCCCGAAGCAAACGTCCCCGTCGCCCATTATCGAACAGAGCGTCAACAGCTTCCTGGAGCATCCGCTTCTCGTTTCGAATAATGATGTCTGGAGCCTTTAGCTCCATCAGCCTCATCAAACGATTATTCCGGTTAATGACACGGCGATAGAGATCGTTTAGATCACTCGTTGCAAAACGCCCACCATCAAGAGGCACCAGTGGCCGGAGTTCGGGTGGCAATACAGGCACCACCTCAAGTATCATCCATTCAGGTCGGTTACCCGAATTCCGGAAGGCGTCCACCACTTTGAGGCGTTTAATATATTTCCGCTGCTTCTGAACGTTGTTAGTTTCTTTGATATCGATCTTTAGCTGAACCGCGAGGGACTCAAGATCGATTTCCTCAAGAAGCTCTCGAATTGCTTCAGCGCCAATGCCAATCTTGAATTCATCTTCATCAAATTCATCAAGCAATTGGCGATACTGCTCCTCTGTGACCAACTCGCCTTTCTTTAAGCCAGTCTCTCCTGGATCGACAACAACATAATTCTCAAAATAGAGAACCCGCTCAAGCTCGCGAAGAGTCATGTCGAGAAGATTACCGATACGGCTAGGCAACCCTTTGAAGAACCATACATGGGATACGGGACTTGCCAGTTCGATGTGGGCAAGCCTCTCTCTACGAACTTTCGAGGAGATGACCTCGACCCCACACTTCTCACAAACGACGCCGCGATATTTCATGCGCTTGTACTTGCCACACAGGCATTCGTAATCCTTTATCGGACCGAATATCACCGCACAAAAAAGGCCATCCCGCTCTGGTTTAAAAGTGCGGTAATTGATGGTCTCCGGTTTTTTCACTTCGCCCGATGACCATGCTCGGATGGTGTGCGGCGAAGCTAGTCGAATGCGGATAGCGTCAAATGAGACGGGATCCTTCGGCTTTTCAAACAAATTGAGGATGCTGTCCAATGCATTTCCTCCTGGTGCCTTGCGGGTTAACCCGCGGGCGATTATTTACCGCGGGGCCTCGCCGCTTTCGATCAGCTCGATGTCGAGAGCGAGACTCTGCAACTCTTTCATCAAAACGTTGAATGACTCGGGCAAATTCGCTTCCAGAAGATTTTCTCCCTTGACGATAGACTCGTACATCCGAGTCCGCCCAGCCACGTCATCACTTTTCACTGTCAAGATTTCCTGCAAGATTTTAGCGGCACCGTATGCCTCCAGCGCCCATACCTCCATCTCACCAAGCCGCTGTCCACCAAATTGCGCCTTACCGCCTAGAGGCTGCTGAGTAACTAAGGAGTACGGGCCGGTCGAGCGAGCATGGATTTTGTCGTCAACCAGATGGTGAAGCTTTAGCATGTAGATAATTCCCACTGTTACGGCCTGCTCAAAAACATCGCCACTACGGCCATCGAGCAATTTTGTCTTGCCGTAGGGGGGCAGCTTCGCCTCCTCCATCAAATTAACAATGTCCTCTTCGTGAGCTCCGTCGAAAACAGGGGTGGCAAAATGTTTCCCCAACTTCTCTCCGGCCCAACCAAGATTCGTCTCCAAAATCTGGCCCACGTTCATTCGCGAGGGCACTCCTAGCGGATTCAGAATAATGTCGATTGGCGTGCCGTCATCGAGGTAAGGCATATCCTCGACAGGAACGATGGTTGACACGACGCCCTTGTTACCGTGACGCCCAGCCATCTTATCGCCCACCTGAAGCTTGCGTTTCATCGCGACATAAATTTTGACCATTTTCTGCACTCCAGGAGGAAGTTCATCGCCCTTTTGAAGCTTACTTATCTTTTCCTCAAGAATGCTCTCTAGTAATTTGATTTGCTCATCGGACCTGAGAAACACCTCTTTAAGCTGACCCACAACTTCCTTGGAAACAGCCACCTTAAGCAATTGATTGCCTTTAAATGGTGCAACTGCCGCTGCAGTCAGAGCATCACCTTTGTTCGCAAGAGCATCTCCCGACTCGGGGTGTACCACCTTGGCGGTAGCCTCTTTGCCAACAAGCATTGAACGGAGACGCTGCTCACCCTCTTCACGGATGATACGTATCTCATCTCCATAATCCTTTTCGAGGCGAGCGATTTCCTCCTCCTCGATGGTAATGGTTCTTGCATCCTTGGGTATTCCTCTACGAGAAAATACCCTCACCTCAACAATGGTTCCCTCGACACCGGGAGGCATCCGAAGCGAGGAATCACGAACATCTCCGGCCTTTTCTCCAAATATCGCCCGAAGCAACTTCTCCTCTGGGCTAAGCTGAGTTTCACCCTTTGGGGTGATACGCCCCACCAGAACATCGCCCGGGGCAACTCTCGCGCCCACACGAATGATTCCGCTCTCATCAAGATTCATGAGAGCCTCTTCACTCTGATTGGGAATGTCTCTTGTAATCTCCTCAGGTCCTTGTTTCGTATCTCGCGCCTGAATCTCAAATTCATCGATGTGGATAGATGTGTAAATATCCTCCTTAACCACTCGCTCCGAGATGATAATAGCGTCCTCGAAGTTAAAACCGTTCCAAGGCATGAAGGCGACCAGCATGTTTCGGCCCAGGGCAAGCTCGCCCTTATCGGTCGAAAAACCGTCGGCAATAACTTCGCCTTTCTTAACCTTCTGACCTACATGAACAATTGGCTTTTGATTAATACAAGTATTCTGATTGGAGCGGCGATACTTCACGAGATTGTGAATAAACACACCAGGATCCCGTGCCTCGCGTTCGTCTCCAGTCGCACGGATAACCACTCTGGCCGCATCCGCGCTGACAACCTCGCCATCTGCACGAGCGAGAACAACCGCACCCGAATCACGAGCAGCCACGGCTTCCATGCCGGTGCCCACACGCGGCGCCTCCGTCCTCAAAAGTGGAACGGCTTGACGTTGCATGTTCGACCCCATCAAAGCTCGGTTGGCGTCGTCATTCTCAAGGAAGGGAATGAGAGAGGTTGCCACACTCACCAACTGCTTCGGCGAGACATCCATGAAGTCAACCTGTTCTTTGGGAACCAGGACAAATTCCCCGCTAGTTCTCGCAGAAATCATGTCGTTGAGAAGATTACCCTTCTCATCAACAGCGGCATTTGCCTGGGCAATTTTATACTTATCCTCATCGATGGCTGAAAGCCATTCGACCTCATCAGATACGCGCCCACTCACCACCTTGCGACAGGGCGTCTCGATGAAACCGTACTCATTAACACGAGCATAGGTTGAAAGGCTGGCTATCAGCCCAATGTTCGGGCCCTCAGGCGTTTCAATTGGGCAAATCCGACCATAGTGAGTCGGGTGCACATCACGCACCTCAAAACCAGCTCGGTCGCGAGTCAAACCTCCGGGACCAAGTGCCGACAGTCTTCTCTTGTGGGTAATCTCTGAAAGGGGATTCGTCTGGTCCATGAACTGACTTAACTGACTCGACCCGAAAAACTCTTTTATCGCCGCCGTGATCATCTTTGAGTTGATTAAATCACGTACAGACAAGGTTTCAATATCTTGAATACTCAGCCTCTCGCGAATGGCCCTTTCCATCCGGACCAGCCCCACGCGGAACTGACTCTCAAGCAACTCGCCCACCGAACGGACACGCCTGTTGCCCAAATGGTCAATATCATCCACAGAACCTTGTCCATGACGAAGCTCGATAATGTAGCGAACAGTTGCAATTACATCGTCGAGGGTAAGCGTTCGCTGATCTAGCGGCAGATTGAGACCCAGCTTTGTGTTGAGCTTGAGACGACCTATCCTAGACAAATCATAGCGCTTGGCATTGAAGAACAGGTTTTCGAATAGGTTTTTAGCTGTGTCCTTCGTCGGCGGGTCGCCAGGTCTGAGCCGCTTGTATATCTCTACTAGTGCGTCCTCGGACGTTTCACATTTATCCGTTGTCAGTGTGTCGCGAATCGTTCGATCAGCTCCGACACCCGAGACATAGAGGAGTGGAATTTTGGCAATATTTTTCTCGCGTATTGTGGCGATACACTCTGCTGTAATCTCGGAGTTTGTATCGAACAGCACTTCTCCCGTCTCGGGATCAGCTATCGGCTGGGCTACAATGCCTCCCACAACTTCCTCGTCTTTAAGATCGAGGGTTTCAATTCCGGCAGCCTGAAGCTTCCTGAGCGTAGGCCTGGTGAATTTCCGACCCGCCTTAAGAAGCAACTCCCCCGTCTTGGGGAGTACAAGATCCTCAAAAATACGCTGATTCACCATCAACTCGGTTATATTCTTGAAGAAAACCTTCCGCTTGTCATCGTAAAATATATCCTCACTCTGATAGAACGAGTTGAGAATATCGTCCATCGAGAGGCCGAAGGCACGCAGAAGAACCGTGACCGGCAGCTTGCGCCGACGGTCGATGCGCACATAGAGCAACTCTTTGGTATCAAACTCAAAATCGAGCCAACTTCCTCGCGCCGGAATCATCCGTGCGGTGAAAGCTGACATAGCGGAAGACTTGGTTTTATCGGAACTGAAGAATGCGCCCGGCGAGCGGTGCATTTGACTGACAACCACACGCTCGGTGCCGTTGATAATGAACGTTCCGTTGTCGGTCATCAGGGGGACTTCACCCAGATAAACCTTTTGCTCTTTGACCTCGCTGACTCGCTTTTCCTTGGTCTGCTCGTCCTTTTCGTAAATCGTCAGCCGGAGCAACACCCGAAGAGGAGCAACATACGTCATTCCCCTCTGGCGGCATTCGTCCGCTTCGTGCTTCTGGCGGCAAAAAATCTCATTACCATTGTCATCGACAATGCCCGGGCCACCAAGACCCTCGTACTCGACGCCAGCCGCCTCCCATATCCCGATTTCATAGCCGAGATACTCAAGAACAGCATTTTCACCCGAATCCGTAATGGGAAATATGCTACGAAATACGCCTTCTAGCCCTTCGTCGGGTCGGCGGTCCTCCGCCTTAGTCTCCCACAAGAGAAAACGCTCGTAGGAGGCGAGTTGGATATCAATCAGATTGGGAATGTCTATAACCGCAGGAATCTTTGCGAAATCCTCGCGAATCCTACGGCCATTACCGTTTGCATTTAGCTTCGTATTCATCGCTTACCTCGAAGGCGGTTCCTGGGGAGGCCCCGGCGCCTTAATGGCCTCGGGACAACAGGGATTACCAGCACTCTACTCGGCAAGCTTTATGAGATTTCCACCTCTGCACCGACAGCCTTTAACTTCTCTGCTGCTGCGTCGGCATCTTCTTTGGAGACATTCTCCACAACAGGTTTGGGAGCTGTATCAGCCACCTCTTTCGCCTCCTTGAGACCCAGGCTTGTCAACTCACGAATGGTCTTAATAACCTTGATTTTCTCACCACCAACTGCTTTTAACGTTACAGTGAACTCGGTCTGCTCCTCAGCTGCCTCAGCTTCGCCAGCCGCTGGCGCGGCACCCATCATCATCGGTGCTGCAGCTGTTACACCAAACTTTTCTTCTAATTCCTTGACGAATTCACTGAGTTCGAGGACTGTCATACTTTCAATAAAGGAGATCACATCTTCTTTAGTCGCCACTATTAAACCCTTCCTATGTGCTACAGGTATTCAGATAGCCCCGAGCAGGGGCACCAAAAATATACGCAAACAAGGAAATCCCATTATATAGGGGTAACTGGCTATTCTTACTCGGTTTCTTTCTTTTTTGCAATGGCCTGGACAGCAAAGACCAACCTTGTCAGTACCGCGTTGAGAACACGTGGCAGAGAGGCCACCTGGGCATCCATCACCCCTACTAATTGGCCCAGCAAAGCCTCGCGGGAAGGCAAATCCGCCAAAGCCTTAATCTGAGACTCATCGAGGAAATCCCCTTCCACCACACCGCCGTTAATTTTCCCGCCTTCGGCATCCTTGAGAAAATCATTAAGCACCTTTGCGGGAGCTACTGGGTCGCCTTTGGCAATCGCCAGAGATATGGGCCCTTTAAGATGCTCCCGAAGCGAATCAAACGACGTTCCATCAATCGCACGATCAAGAAGGTTGTTCTTCATCACCGTGAGTTCAACACCCGCCTCGCG is from Nitrospinaceae bacterium and encodes:
- the rpoB gene encoding DNA-directed RNA polymerase subunit beta, with the protein product MNTKLNANGNGRRIREDFAKIPAVIDIPNLIDIQLASYERFLLWETKAEDRRPDEGLEGVFRSIFPITDSGENAVLEYLGYEIGIWEAAGVEYEGLGGPGIVDDNGNEIFCRQKHEADECRQRGMTYVAPLRVLLRLTIYEKDEQTKEKRVSEVKEQKVYLGEVPLMTDNGTFIINGTERVVVSQMHRSPGAFFSSDKTKSSAMSAFTARMIPARGSWLDFEFDTKELLYVRIDRRRKLPVTVLLRAFGLSMDDILNSFYQSEDIFYDDKRKVFFKNITELMVNQRIFEDLVLPKTGELLLKAGRKFTRPTLRKLQAAGIETLDLKDEEVVGGIVAQPIADPETGEVLFDTNSEITAECIATIREKNIAKIPLLYVSGVGADRTIRDTLTTDKCETSEDALVEIYKRLRPGDPPTKDTAKNLFENLFFNAKRYDLSRIGRLKLNTKLGLNLPLDQRTLTLDDVIATVRYIIELRHGQGSVDDIDHLGNRRVRSVGELLESQFRVGLVRMERAIRERLSIQDIETLSVRDLINSKMITAAIKEFFGSSQLSQFMDQTNPLSEITHKRRLSALGPGGLTRDRAGFEVRDVHPTHYGRICPIETPEGPNIGLIASLSTYARVNEYGFIETPCRKVVSGRVSDEVEWLSAIDEDKYKIAQANAAVDEKGNLLNDMISARTSGEFVLVPKEQVDFMDVSPKQLVSVATSLIPFLENDDANRALMGSNMQRQAVPLLRTEAPRVGTGMEAVAARDSGAVVLARADGEVVSADAARVVIRATGDEREARDPGVFIHNLVKYRRSNQNTCINQKPIVHVGQKVKKGEVIADGFSTDKGELALGRNMLVAFMPWNGFNFEDAIIISERVVKEDIYTSIHIDEFEIQARDTKQGPEEITRDIPNQSEEALMNLDESGIIRVGARVAPGDVLVGRITPKGETQLSPEEKLLRAIFGEKAGDVRDSSLRMPPGVEGTIVEVRVFSRRGIPKDARTITIEEEEIARLEKDYGDEIRIIREEGEQRLRSMLVGKEATAKVVHPESGDALANKGDALTAAAVAPFKGNQLLKVAVSKEVVGQLKEVFLRSDEQIKLLESILEEKISKLQKGDELPPGVQKMVKIYVAMKRKLQVGDKMAGRHGNKGVVSTIVPVEDMPYLDDGTPIDIILNPLGVPSRMNVGQILETNLGWAGEKLGKHFATPVFDGAHEEDIVNLMEEAKLPPYGKTKLLDGRSGDVFEQAVTVGIIYMLKLHHLVDDKIHARSTGPYSLVTQQPLGGKAQFGGQRLGEMEVWALEAYGAAKILQEILTVKSDDVAGRTRMYESIVKGENLLEANLPESFNVLMKELQSLALDIELIESGEAPR
- the rplJ gene encoding 50S ribosomal protein L10; translated protein: MSTDVAEKGRAATDKGPNEQKVAQVEIIREKMADATAAILFDFRGLSVSQMTVLRSKTREAGVELTVMKNNLLDRAIDGTSFDSLREHLKGPISLAIAKGDPVAPAKVLNDFLKDAEGGKINGGVVEGDFLDESQIKALADLPSREALLGQLVGVMDAQVASLPRVLNAVLTRLVFAVQAIAKKKETE
- the rpoC gene encoding DNA-directed RNA polymerase subunit beta'; the protein is MDSILNLFEKPKDPVSFDAIRIRLASPHTIRAWSSGEVKKPETINYRTFKPERDGLFCAVIFGPIKDYECLCGKYKRMKYRGVVCEKCGVEVISSKVRRERLAHIELASPVSHVWFFKGLPSRIGNLLDMTLRELERVLYFENYVVVDPGETGLKKGELVTEEQYRQLLDEFDEDEFKIGIGAEAIRELLEEIDLESLAVQLKIDIKETNNVQKQRKYIKRLKVVDAFRNSGNRPEWMILEVVPVLPPELRPLVPLDGGRFATSDLNDLYRRVINRNNRLMRLMELKAPDIIIRNEKRMLQEAVDALFDNGRRGRLLRGANRRPLKSLSDMLKGKQGRFRQNLLGKRVDYSGRSVIVVGPELRFNQCGLPKKMALELFKPFIYNKLEEKGLVSTVKAAKKMVDEEQPEVWDILEEVVKNHPVILNRAPTLHRLGMQAFMPQLVEGKAIRVHPLVCAAFNADFDGDQMAVHVPLSIDAMEEARVLMLSANNILSPANGMPVAVPSQDIILGCYYLTKPRSGAKGEGRVFSGSKEIRVAYDQKELDLQTRVRARVQGDLVETTVGRMLMFDILPDSVPFAAVNKVLDKRSLTSLVATCYDLAGRAATVQFLDNLKDLGFYHATMAGISISIDDMKIPDKKVELTDRARDQVLDVEKEYRDGLITDGERYNKVIDIWSHVTEEVAGEMFKSLETEDEWMMNGGEINRPADNRTTVDSDFNPIYIMADSGARGSTAQLRQLGGMRGLMAKPSGEIIETPITANFREGLSVLQYFISTHGARKGLADTALKTANSGYLTRRLVDVAQDVIISLEDCGTVNGIDMISLVEGGEIIQALGDRILGRIAVQDIKDPFNGDVLCKVGDEIDSTKVQLIENAGVDKVVIRSVLTCDARAGVCSKCYGRSLGTGKMIEIGEAVGVIAAQSIGEPGTQLTMRTFHIGGTAMRAGEQSTVEAKRPGIIKYENLRVIVTARGDHLVMNRNGQIAICDESGRERERYTVVYGASIKAREGARVSEGEKILEWDPYTTSVMADKDGRINLVDVIEGLTMQEEIDEITGLSRRVILDHVDEKRQPRAVLTDEGGEQLAMYPLPAGAHISVIEGELITPGTVIFKITRDTSKTKDITGGLPRVVELFEARQPKENAIISEINGNVKFAGTLRGMRRVLVVSDTGDEREYLIPRGKHVSVQEGDYVRAGEPLMDGAANPHDILAVLGEKELQNYLVNEVQEVYRLQGVQINDKHIEVIVRQMLRRLEITDPGETEFVVGEQVTRESFRAHNQEADDEGRTTATARPILLGITRASLSTDSFISAASFQETTRVLTQASVSGKVDHLRGLKENVIMGRLIPAGTGNKRYQQVELLSPEVELAPAQDDTQLMSDAVDEMEEEVVEEVVEKVVEITSSPVEEAESTEEAVSAPSAPVVEKETSEE
- the rplL gene encoding 50S ribosomal protein L7/L12 → MVATKEDVISFIESMTVLELSEFVKELEEKFGVTAAAPMMMGAAPAAGEAEAAEEQTEFTVTLKAVGGEKIKVIKTIRELTSLGLKEAKEVADTAPKPVVENVSKEDADAAAEKLKAVGAEVEIS